From one Variovorax sp. PBL-H6 genomic stretch:
- a CDS encoding sugar ABC transporter ATP-binding protein, translating to MSADMQPVLELSGIHKQFAGVSALRDVQLRLHAGEIHALMGQNGAGKSTLIKVLTGALPSGGGTMRLEGQPIRPASPLEAQKLGISTVYQEVNLCPNLSVAENVFAGRYPRRGAIEGFRIDWSAVHRRARELLARIGLEIDVGRLLSSYPVAVQQMVAIARALGLSSKVLILDEPTSSLDDDEVRKLFEVLRRLRGEGLAIVFVTHFLNQVYEVSDRITVLRNGAWVGEWRASELGPQALIAAMLGRELAAQSARPAALPVVAIDSPAMLETQGLGQSGLLQPIDLRIRAGEIVGLAGLLGAGRTELARLLFGLEVPDRGQLRIDGEWVRFASPADAVRHGLALCPEERKTDGIVAELSVRENIVLALQARRGARRFLSRADQTALAERYVAALGIKTASIETPIGLLSGGNQQKAMIARWLATEPRLLILDEPTRGIDVGAKQEIMDQILRLAQAGMAVLFISSEMSEVVRVAHRIVVLRDRRKVGELPAGSSEEDVCEMIAATP from the coding sequence ATGAGTGCAGACATGCAGCCGGTCCTGGAACTCTCGGGCATCCACAAGCAGTTTGCCGGCGTCAGCGCGCTGCGCGACGTTCAGTTGCGCCTGCATGCGGGCGAGATCCATGCGCTGATGGGGCAGAACGGCGCGGGCAAGTCCACGCTGATCAAGGTACTCACCGGCGCGCTGCCCTCGGGCGGCGGCACCATGCGGCTGGAAGGGCAGCCGATCCGGCCCGCCTCGCCGCTGGAGGCGCAGAAGCTGGGCATCAGCACCGTCTACCAGGAGGTCAATCTCTGTCCTAACCTCTCGGTGGCCGAGAACGTGTTCGCAGGCCGCTATCCGCGCCGCGGCGCGATCGAGGGCTTTCGCATCGACTGGTCGGCCGTGCACCGGCGTGCGCGCGAGCTGCTGGCGCGCATCGGGCTGGAGATCGACGTTGGCCGGCTGCTGTCGAGCTACCCGGTGGCGGTGCAGCAGATGGTCGCAATCGCGCGCGCACTCGGCCTGTCCTCCAAGGTGCTGATCCTCGATGAGCCGACCTCCAGCCTGGACGATGACGAGGTGCGCAAGCTCTTCGAGGTGCTGCGCCGGCTGCGCGGTGAAGGCCTGGCGATCGTGTTCGTCACGCACTTCCTGAACCAGGTGTACGAGGTGTCGGACCGCATTACCGTGCTGCGCAACGGCGCGTGGGTCGGCGAGTGGCGGGCGAGCGAGCTGGGGCCGCAGGCGCTGATCGCCGCGATGCTCGGGCGTGAGTTGGCGGCGCAGTCGGCGCGGCCGGCTGCGCTGCCCGTGGTCGCCATCGACAGCCCCGCGATGCTGGAAACGCAGGGCCTCGGCCAGTCGGGGCTGCTGCAGCCGATCGACCTGCGCATTCGCGCCGGCGAGATCGTCGGCCTCGCCGGCCTGCTGGGTGCCGGGCGAACGGAACTCGCGCGGCTGCTCTTCGGCCTGGAGGTGCCCGACCGCGGGCAGCTGCGCATCGATGGCGAGTGGGTGCGCTTCGCCAGCCCGGCCGACGCGGTGCGGCACGGCCTGGCGCTGTGCCCGGAGGAGCGCAAGACCGACGGCATCGTGGCGGAGCTGTCGGTGCGCGAGAACATCGTGCTGGCGCTGCAGGCGAGGCGGGGCGCACGGCGCTTCCTCTCGCGCGCGGATCAGACCGCGCTGGCCGAGCGCTACGTGGCTGCGCTCGGCATCAAGACGGCGAGCATCGAGACGCCGATCGGCCTGCTCTCCGGCGGAAACCAGCAGAAGGCCATGATCGCGCGCTGGCTCGCCACCGAGCCTCGGCTGCTGATCCTCGACGAGCCGACGCGCGGAATCGACGTCGGGGCCAAGCAGGAAATCATGGACCAGATCCTGCGGCTCGCGCAGGCCGGCATGGCGGTGCTCTTCATCTCGTCGGAGATGAGCGAGGTGGTGCGCGTGGCGCACCGCATCGTGGTGCTCCGGGACCGCCGCAAGGTGGGCGAACTGCCCGCCGGCAGCAGCGAGGAAGATGTATGCGAAATGATCGCGGCCACGCCATGA
- a CDS encoding ABC transporter permease, whose amino-acid sequence MSRTAAPVSTAPSSGFAATALRHRLVWPLLTLALLLALNAAFNPGFLRLEWRDGHLYGSLIDILNRAAPLVLVSLGMTLVIATRGIDISVGAVVAIAAALAAWMIGGSVSGNVSRFPMPVAIASAIGVALVCGLWNGLLVARVGMQPIIATLILMVAGRGIAQLITGGQIITIYYQPFFFLGSGYLLGLPFSLFVAAMVFIVLYLALTRTALGLFIQAVGINPTAARVAGVQARRLVVGAYAFCGACAGVAGLLISSNVKSADGNNAGQLLELDAILAVTLGGTALTGGRFSLVGSVIGALIIQTLTYAIYSLGVPPEINLVVKAAVVFAVMLLQSPEFRAAVGSLARRPALEGADR is encoded by the coding sequence ATGAGCCGCACGGCCGCTCCAGTGAGCACCGCTCCCTCTTCTGGTTTCGCGGCCACGGCCTTGCGGCACCGGCTCGTTTGGCCGCTGCTCACGTTGGCACTGCTGCTCGCGCTCAACGCGGCATTCAACCCCGGCTTCCTGCGCCTCGAGTGGCGCGACGGCCATCTCTACGGCAGCCTGATCGACATCCTCAACCGCGCGGCGCCTCTCGTGCTGGTCTCGCTGGGCATGACGCTGGTGATCGCGACGCGCGGCATCGACATCTCGGTGGGCGCGGTGGTCGCCATCGCGGCGGCGCTCGCGGCCTGGATGATCGGCGGCTCCGTCTCGGGCAACGTCAGCCGCTTTCCGATGCCGGTGGCCATCGCCTCGGCCATCGGCGTGGCCCTGGTTTGCGGGTTGTGGAACGGCCTGCTGGTCGCACGCGTGGGCATGCAGCCCATCATCGCCACGCTGATCCTGATGGTGGCGGGCCGCGGCATCGCGCAGCTCATCACCGGTGGACAGATCATCACCATCTACTACCAGCCCTTCTTCTTCCTGGGCAGCGGCTACCTGCTGGGCTTGCCGTTCTCGCTTTTCGTCGCGGCGATGGTGTTCATCGTGCTCTATCTCGCGCTCACGCGCACCGCGCTCGGCCTGTTCATCCAGGCGGTGGGCATCAACCCGACGGCGGCGCGCGTGGCCGGTGTGCAAGCGCGCCGCCTGGTCGTGGGCGCGTATGCCTTCTGCGGCGCATGCGCGGGCGTCGCGGGGCTCTTGATCAGCTCGAACGTGAAGAGCGCGGACGGCAACAACGCCGGCCAGCTGCTCGAGCTCGACGCGATCCTGGCCGTCACGCTGGGCGGTACCGCGCTTACCGGCGGGCGATTCAGCCTGGTGGGCAGCGTGATCGGCGCGCTCATCATCCAGACGCTGACCTATGCGATCTACTCGCTGGGCGTACCGCCCGAGATCAACCTGGTTGTGAAGGCGGCGGTGGTGTTCGCAGTGATGCTGCTGCAGTCGCCGGAGTTCCGTGCTGCAGTCGGCAGCCTGGCGCGGCGCCCGGCGCTCGAAGGAGCGGACCGATGA